From the Pseudomonas baltica genome, one window contains:
- the leuA gene encoding 2-isopropylmalate synthase, with translation MSMLKDPSQKYRAFATVDIADRTWPSKTITAAPIWCSSDLRDGNQSLIEPMDAEKKLRFWKTLVSVGVKEIEAAFPSASQTDFDFVRTLIQDGHIPDDTTIQVLTQAREDLIARTFESLRGAKKAIVHLYNATSPSFRKIVFNQDKAGVKEIAVSAAKLFVKYAAQQPETQWTFQYSPETFSATELDFAVEVCDAVIEVWNPTPTNKVILNLPATVEVSTPNIYADQIEWFGRHVSRRDSVLISLHTHNDRGTGVAATELGLMAGADRVEGCLFGNGERTGNVDLVTLGLNLYTQGVNPQLDFSDIDGVRKVVEECNQIPVHPRHPYVGDLVHTAFSGSHQDAIRKGLTQQKEGTVWEVPYLPIDPADIGRSYEAVIRVNSQSGKGGITYLLEQEYGISLPRRMQIEFSQVVQGETDRLGLEMTAQQIYGLLRKEYLQANTPYALISHKLQEENGNSAVDVEVHSDGETQHWRGKGNGALEALVAGLPISVEIMDYNEHAIGAGTNAKAAAYIELRVAGERPVHGIGVDENITTASFKALFSALNRSLSQQQAKAA, from the coding sequence ATGAGCATGCTCAAAGACCCGTCACAGAAATACCGCGCCTTTGCCACCGTCGACATTGCCGACCGCACCTGGCCCTCGAAGACCATCACCGCCGCGCCGATCTGGTGCAGCTCCGATCTGCGTGACGGAAACCAGTCGCTGATCGAGCCGATGGACGCCGAGAAAAAACTGCGCTTCTGGAAAACGCTGGTCAGCGTCGGCGTCAAGGAAATCGAAGCGGCCTTCCCTTCTGCCTCGCAAACCGATTTCGACTTCGTGCGCACCCTGATCCAGGACGGCCACATCCCGGACGACACCACCATCCAGGTGCTGACCCAGGCCCGTGAAGACCTGATCGCACGCACGTTCGAATCCCTGCGCGGTGCCAAGAAAGCCATCGTTCACCTGTACAACGCTACCTCGCCGTCGTTCCGCAAGATCGTCTTCAACCAGGACAAGGCCGGCGTCAAAGAGATCGCCGTGAGCGCGGCCAAGCTGTTCGTCAAATACGCCGCCCAGCAGCCCGAAACCCAGTGGACCTTCCAGTACTCGCCGGAAACCTTCAGCGCCACCGAGCTGGATTTCGCCGTTGAAGTCTGCGATGCCGTGATCGAGGTGTGGAATCCGACCCCGACCAACAAGGTGATCCTCAACCTGCCGGCCACCGTTGAAGTGTCGACCCCGAACATCTATGCCGACCAGATCGAATGGTTCGGCCGCCATGTATCACGCCGCGACAGCGTGCTGATCAGCCTGCACACTCACAACGACCGTGGTACCGGCGTCGCCGCCACCGAGTTGGGCCTGATGGCCGGCGCCGATCGCGTCGAAGGCTGCCTGTTCGGCAACGGCGAGCGTACCGGCAACGTCGACTTGGTCACCCTGGGCCTGAACCTCTATACCCAAGGCGTCAACCCGCAGCTGGACTTCTCCGACATCGACGGCGTGCGTAAAGTGGTCGAAGAATGCAACCAGATTCCGGTGCACCCGCGCCATCCGTATGTCGGCGATCTGGTGCACACCGCGTTCTCCGGCTCGCACCAGGACGCCATCCGCAAGGGCCTTACCCAGCAAAAAGAAGGCACCGTGTGGGAAGTGCCCTACCTGCCGATCGACCCAGCCGACATCGGACGCAGCTACGAAGCGGTCATCCGCGTCAACAGCCAGTCCGGCAAAGGCGGCATCACGTATCTGCTCGAACAGGAATACGGCATCAGCCTGCCGCGCCGCATGCAGATCGAATTCAGCCAGGTCGTACAGGGTGAAACCGATCGCCTGGGCCTGGAGATGACCGCTCAGCAGATCTATGGCCTGTTGCGCAAAGAGTATCTGCAAGCCAACACGCCGTACGCACTGATCAGCCACAAGCTGCAGGAAGAGAACGGCAACAGTGCCGTAGATGTGGAAGTGCACAGCGACGGCGAGACTCAGCACTGGCGCGGCAAGGGCAACGGCGCCTTGGAAGCGCTGGTCGCCGGCCTGCCCATTTCGGTAGAGATCATGGACTACAACGAGCACGCTATCGGTGCGGGCACCAACGCCAAGGCAGCCGCGTATATCGAGCTGCGTGTGGCCGGTGAGCGCCCGGTGCATGGCATCGGCGTGGATGAAAACATCACCACGGCCAGCTTCAAGGCCCTGTTCAGCGCGCTGAATCGCTCGTTGAGTCAGCAGCAAGCGAAAGCGGCTTGA
- a CDS encoding peptidoglycan DD-metalloendopeptidase family protein, with protein MRLIALLLLCLSSMAQADSYITRLLDKPVPGGVAVVDLGPAAMAPKAFIDGKPVLVVKEQDNWRAIVGLALTVKPGSQTLSVQSASGTRQVPFTVTSKHYPEQRITLKNKRQVNPEPQDLTRINQELAIQTTAYRSFSPGTPSNLLLDKPVNGPLSSRFGVRRFFNGEERNPHAGLDFAVPAGTPIKTPAAGKVILVGDYFFNGNTVFVDHGQGFISMFCHMSKIDVQLGQTLARGAVVGRVGSTGRATGPHMHWNVSLNDARVDPAIFIGAFQP; from the coding sequence ATGCGCCTGATCGCCTTGCTGTTGTTGTGCCTTTCGTCCATGGCCCAGGCCGACAGCTACATTACCCGTTTGCTGGACAAACCGGTGCCGGGTGGCGTCGCGGTCGTCGACCTCGGCCCCGCAGCCATGGCACCCAAGGCCTTTATCGACGGCAAGCCGGTGCTGGTAGTCAAGGAGCAGGACAACTGGCGCGCGATCGTCGGCCTGGCGCTGACGGTCAAGCCCGGCAGCCAGACGCTCAGCGTGCAGAGTGCCAGCGGCACCCGCCAGGTGCCCTTCACAGTCACCAGCAAGCACTATCCCGAGCAGCGCATAACTCTCAAGAACAAGCGCCAGGTCAATCCCGAACCTCAGGACTTGACCCGCATCAACCAGGAACTGGCGATCCAGACCACCGCCTACCGCAGCTTCAGCCCCGGCACACCGAGCAATCTGTTGCTCGACAAGCCTGTGAACGGTCCCCTGTCGAGCCGCTTCGGCGTACGCCGCTTCTTCAATGGCGAAGAGCGCAATCCCCATGCAGGCCTGGATTTCGCGGTGCCTGCGGGCACGCCGATCAAGACCCCGGCCGCTGGCAAGGTGATCCTGGTGGGCGATTATTTCTTCAACGGCAACACCGTATTCGTCGACCACGGCCAGGGCTTTATCAGCATGTTCTGTCATATGTCCAAGATCGACGTGCAGCTGGGACAAACGCTGGCACGCGGCGCCGTGGTCGGTCGGGTTGGATCGACCGGTCGGGCGACGGGGCCGCATATGCATTGGAACGTGAGCTTGAATGACGCGCGAGTCGATCCGGCGATTTTCATCGGGGCGTTTCAACCGTAG
- the xseA gene encoding exodeoxyribonuclease VII large subunit, whose translation MIKDPFARLGLDREVLTVSQLNGRARVLLEDVFSNIWVEGEISNLARPASGHVYFTLKDSGAQVRCALFRQNAAKVRQALKDGVAVKVRGKVSLFEGRGDYQLILDTVEPAGDGALRQAFEALKDKLGAEGLFSSERKVALPAHPRRIGIVSSPTGAVIRDIISVFRRRAPQVELTLIPTAVQGREAINQIVRALKLADSRGFDAIILARGGGSLEDLWCFNEEAVARAIDACVTPIVSAVGHETDVSISDFVADVRAPTPSAAAELLAPDMSDLQRRIENLQRRLLLRMRNQLAHHSLRLDGLTRRLRHPGERLRQQAQRLDDLDMRMRRAFEQRLAQRKQRLAHLDARLAAQHPGRALALLKQRLAGLDTLMRRAIEQRLKRDHERLNAVDQRLPKAITATLKDRRQQLQTQMQTLHLVSPLATLGRGYSILLDEHGQAIRSAAQTRTGQRLKARLGEGELDVRVEDNHLTPVTLSLLD comes from the coding sequence ATGATTAAAGACCCCTTTGCCAGACTCGGTCTGGACCGCGAAGTGCTTACCGTCAGCCAACTCAATGGCCGTGCCCGGGTGCTGCTCGAGGACGTGTTCAGCAATATCTGGGTCGAGGGCGAGATCTCCAACCTCGCACGGCCGGCTTCCGGACACGTGTACTTCACTCTCAAGGACAGCGGCGCCCAGGTGCGTTGCGCCTTGTTTCGACAGAACGCCGCCAAGGTGCGCCAGGCGCTGAAGGACGGGGTGGCGGTCAAGGTGCGTGGCAAGGTCTCGCTGTTCGAAGGCCGCGGCGATTACCAGTTGATCCTCGACACCGTCGAACCGGCCGGTGATGGCGCCCTGCGCCAGGCCTTCGAGGCGCTCAAGGACAAGCTCGGCGCCGAAGGGCTGTTCAGCAGCGAGCGCAAGGTCGCCCTGCCCGCTCATCCGCGGCGCATCGGTATCGTCAGTTCGCCCACTGGCGCGGTGATTCGCGACATCATCAGTGTGTTTCGTCGCCGCGCTCCGCAGGTCGAGCTGACCCTGATCCCTACCGCCGTACAAGGGCGCGAAGCCATCAACCAGATCGTGCGTGCCCTCAAGCTGGCCGACAGCCGCGGCTTCGATGCAATCATCCTGGCCCGGGGCGGCGGCTCGCTGGAGGACCTCTGGTGTTTCAACGAAGAGGCCGTGGCCCGCGCCATCGATGCCTGCGTGACGCCGATCGTCAGCGCCGTGGGGCACGAAACCGATGTATCGATCAGCGACTTCGTGGCCGACGTCCGCGCCCCCACGCCATCCGCCGCGGCGGAGCTGCTGGCGCCGGACATGAGCGACTTGCAACGGCGCATCGAGAACCTGCAGCGCCGACTGCTGCTGCGCATGCGCAATCAGTTGGCCCACCACAGTCTGCGCCTGGACGGCCTGACACGCCGGTTGCGCCATCCCGGCGAGCGTCTGCGCCAGCAGGCCCAGCGCCTGGACGACCTGGACATGCGCATGCGCCGTGCTTTCGAGCAACGCCTCGCTCAACGCAAACAGCGCCTCGCTCATCTCGATGCCCGCTTGGCCGCGCAGCATCCTGGGCGCGCCTTGGCGTTGCTCAAACAGCGCCTGGCAGGTCTCGACACGTTGATGCGCCGCGCCATTGAGCAACGCCTCAAGCGTGACCATGAACGCCTGAACGCAGTGGACCAACGCCTGCCCAAGGCCATCACCGCCACCCTCAAAGACCGTCGCCAACAGTTGCAGACACAGATGCAGACGCTGCACCTGGTCAGCCCGCTGGCGACGCTGGGCCGCGGTTACAGCATCCTGCTGGACGAACACGGCCAGGCCATCCGCAGCGCCGCACAGACCCGCACCGGTCAGCGTCTGAAGGCCCGCCTGGGCGAAGGCGAGCTGGACGTGCGGGTCGAAGACAACCACCTGACACCGGTCACCCTGTCACTTCTGGACTGA
- a CDS encoding sugar ABC transporter ATPase, which yields MNTQSIIVPRLSTVPVHEPRARAILRWLVRKEIIQEALTTCGRTGNRMAYGIGPGARSVVLKPELLPYEDSVNGLEVVTDRCIFTPDVGFLHEAGCAECRREVGEALFDSLEDWMPGYTDNFTCPECGHEDDINGFLFLQPCAFSNLGFIFNNWQAAGLQQAFVDEFADWLDQPVANVSVILRDS from the coding sequence ATGAACACCCAAAGCATCATCGTCCCGCGTCTCTCCACTGTCCCGGTCCATGAACCGCGAGCACGGGCGATTCTGCGCTGGCTGGTGCGCAAGGAGATCATCCAGGAGGCGCTCACCACCTGCGGGCGCACCGGCAATCGCATGGCCTACGGTATCGGCCCAGGCGCGCGCAGCGTGGTACTGAAGCCGGAACTGTTGCCCTATGAGGACTCGGTCAACGGCCTGGAAGTGGTCACCGATCGCTGCATCTTCACCCCGGACGTCGGTTTTCTCCACGAGGCTGGCTGCGCCGAGTGCCGCCGCGAGGTCGGCGAGGCGCTGTTCGATAGCCTCGAAGACTGGATGCCGGGCTACACCGACAACTTCACCTGCCCCGAATGCGGGCATGAAGACGACATAAATGGTTTCCTGTTTCTGCAACCATGTGCCTTTTCCAATCTAGGCTTCATCTTCAATAACTGGCAGGCAGCAGGGTTGCAGCAAGCGTTCGTCGACGAGTTCGCCGATTGGCTCGATCAGCCCGTGGCCAACGTCTCGGTGATACTGCGAGACAGCTGA
- the guaB gene encoding IMP dehydrogenase: MLRISQEALTFDDILLVPGYSEVLPNEVSLKTRLTRGIELNIPLVSAAMDTVTEARLAIAMAQEGGIGIIHKNMTIEQQAAEVRKVKKFEAGVVKDPITIEADATVRDLFELTRLHNISGVPVLHDGDLVGIVTSRDVRFENRLDVPVREVMTPKERLVTVREGADKAEVRELLHKHRLEKVLIVDANFQLKGMMTVKDIEKAKAYPLASKDDQARLRVGAAVGTGKDTTERVTALVNAGVDVIVVDTAHGHSKGVIDRVRWVKQNFPDVQVIGGNIATGAAAKALAEAGADAVKVGIGPGSICTTRIVAGVGVPQISAIANVAAALEGTGVPLIADGGIRFSGDLSKAIVAGAYCVMMGSMFAGTEEAPGEIELFQGRSYKAYRGMGSLGAMSQAQGSSDRYFQDSSEGAEKLVPEGIEGRVAYKGSLAAIIHQLMGGLRSSMGYTGSADMAQMRTKPEFVRITGAGMAESHVHDVQITKEAPNYRVG, encoded by the coding sequence ATGCTGCGTATCAGCCAAGAAGCACTGACCTTCGACGACATCCTTCTCGTACCCGGTTATTCCGAAGTACTGCCCAACGAAGTCAGTCTCAAGACCCGTTTGACCCGTGGCATCGAGCTGAACATCCCCCTGGTTTCAGCTGCGATGGACACCGTCACCGAAGCCCGTCTGGCCATTGCCATGGCACAGGAAGGCGGCATCGGCATCATTCACAAGAACATGACCATCGAACAACAGGCCGCGGAAGTCCGCAAGGTCAAGAAGTTCGAAGCCGGCGTGGTCAAGGACCCGATCACCATCGAGGCCGACGCCACGGTTCGTGATCTGTTCGAACTGACCCGCCTGCACAACATCTCCGGCGTACCGGTGCTGCACGATGGCGACCTGGTCGGCATCGTCACCTCCCGTGACGTGCGTTTCGAGAATCGCCTGGACGTCCCGGTCCGCGAAGTCATGACCCCCAAAGAGCGTCTGGTCACCGTCCGTGAGGGCGCTGACAAAGCCGAGGTGCGCGAGCTGCTGCACAAGCACCGCCTCGAAAAGGTTCTGATCGTCGACGCCAACTTCCAGCTCAAGGGCATGATGACCGTCAAGGACATCGAAAAGGCCAAGGCCTACCCGCTGGCCAGCAAGGACGATCAGGCCCGCCTGCGCGTCGGTGCTGCGGTCGGTACCGGCAAGGACACCACTGAACGCGTCACTGCGCTGGTCAATGCCGGCGTCGACGTGATCGTGGTCGACACCGCTCACGGTCACTCCAAAGGCGTGATCGACCGCGTTCGCTGGGTCAAGCAGAACTTCCCGGACGTTCAGGTCATCGGCGGCAACATTGCTACCGGCGCAGCCGCCAAGGCCCTGGCTGAAGCGGGCGCTGATGCGGTCAAGGTCGGTATCGGCCCGGGCTCGATCTGCACCACCCGTATCGTCGCCGGTGTCGGCGTTCCGCAAATCAGCGCGATCGCCAACGTCGCCGCTGCATTGGAAGGCACCGGTGTGCCACTCATCGCCGATGGCGGTATCCGCTTCTCCGGTGACCTGTCCAAGGCCATCGTCGCTGGCGCCTACTGTGTGATGATGGGCTCGATGTTCGCCGGTACTGAAGAAGCACCGGGCGAGATCGAGCTGTTCCAGGGTCGTTCTTACAAGGCCTACCGTGGCATGGGCTCGCTGGGCGCCATGTCCCAGGCCCAGGGCTCTTCGGACCGCTACTTCCAGGACTCCTCGGAAGGCGCCGAAAAACTGGTGCCCGAAGGCATCGAAGGCCGCGTCGCCTACAAAGGCTCGCTGGCCGCGATCATCCATCAACTGATGGGTGGTCTGCGTTCGTCCATGGGCTACACCGGCAGTGCCGACATGGCGCAAATGCGCACCAAGCCCGAGTTCGTGCGCATCACCGGTGCCGGCATGGCTGAATCCCACGTCCACGACGTGCAGATCACCAAGGAAGCTCCAAACTATCGCGTAGGTTGA
- the guaA gene encoding glutamine-hydrolyzing GMP synthase, translated as MALDIHAHRILILDFGSQYTQLIARRVREIGVYCELHPFDMDDAAIREFAPKGVILAGGPESVHEADSPRCPQAVFDLGVPVFGICYGMQTMAEQLGGKVEGSDLREFGYARVDVVGKSRLLDGIEDHIDADGLFGLDVWMSHGDKVTKMPADFHILASTPSCPIAGMFNDERGYYGVQFHPEVTHTKQGGRILSRFILDICGCEALWTPSKIAEDAIAQVRAQVGTDNVLLGLSGGVDSSVVAALLHKAIGDQLTCVFVDNGLLRLHEGEQVMAMFAENMGVKVIRANAEDQFLNNLAGESDPEKKRKIIGRTFIDVFDAQSSKLDNIKYLAQGTIYPDVIESAGAKSGKAHVIKSHHNVGGLPEEMNLKLVEPLRELFKDEVRRLGLELGLPYDMVYRHPFPGPGLGVRILGEVKKEYADLLRRADHIFIEELRKADWYHKVSQAFVVFQPVKSVGVVGDGRRYAWVVALRAVETIDFMTARWAHLPYELLETVSGRIINEIEGISRVTYDVSSKPPATIEWE; from the coding sequence ATGGCCCTCGACATTCACGCCCACCGCATCCTGATCCTCGACTTCGGTTCCCAGTACACCCAGCTGATCGCCCGCCGCGTGCGCGAAATCGGCGTGTACTGCGAGCTGCATCCTTTCGACATGGACGACGCCGCGATCCGCGAATTCGCCCCTAAAGGCGTCATCCTTGCCGGCGGTCCCGAGTCGGTCCACGAGGCCGACAGCCCGCGCTGCCCGCAGGCGGTGTTCGACCTGGGCGTACCGGTATTCGGCATCTGCTACGGCATGCAGACCATGGCCGAGCAACTGGGCGGCAAGGTCGAAGGTTCCGATCTGCGTGAATTCGGCTATGCCCGCGTCGACGTGGTTGGCAAGAGCCGCCTGCTGGACGGCATCGAAGACCATATCGACGCCGACGGCCTGTTCGGCCTCGACGTGTGGATGAGCCACGGTGACAAGGTCACCAAAATGCCAGCGGACTTCCACATTCTGGCCAGCACCCCGAGCTGCCCGATCGCTGGCATGTTCAACGACGAACGCGGCTACTACGGCGTGCAGTTCCACCCCGAAGTGACCCACACCAAGCAAGGCGGACGTATCCTGTCGCGCTTCATCCTCGATATTTGCGGCTGTGAAGCACTGTGGACACCGTCGAAGATCGCCGAAGACGCCATCGCCCAGGTCCGCGCTCAGGTCGGTACTGACAACGTCCTGCTGGGCCTGTCTGGCGGCGTCGACTCCTCGGTCGTTGCCGCGCTGTTGCACAAAGCCATCGGCGACCAGCTGACTTGCGTCTTCGTCGACAACGGCCTGCTGCGCCTGCACGAAGGCGAGCAAGTGATGGCCATGTTCGCCGAGAACATGGGGGTCAAGGTGATCCGCGCCAACGCTGAAGATCAGTTCCTCAACAACCTGGCCGGCGAGTCCGACCCGGAGAAGAAGCGCAAGATCATCGGCCGCACTTTCATCGACGTATTCGATGCGCAATCGAGCAAACTGGACAACATCAAGTACCTGGCCCAGGGCACCATCTACCCGGACGTGATCGAGTCGGCTGGCGCCAAGAGCGGCAAGGCCCACGTGATCAAGTCTCACCACAACGTTGGTGGCCTGCCGGAAGAGATGAACCTCAAGCTGGTCGAGCCGCTGCGCGAGCTGTTCAAGGACGAAGTGCGTCGCCTCGGTCTCGAGCTGGGTCTGCCGTACGACATGGTTTACCGCCACCCATTCCCGGGCCCGGGCCTGGGCGTGCGCATCCTCGGTGAAGTGAAGAAGGAATACGCCGACCTGCTGCGTCGCGCCGACCATATCTTCATCGAAGAACTGCGCAAGGCCGACTGGTACCACAAGGTCAGTCAGGCCTTCGTGGTGTTCCAGCCGGTCAAGTCGGTCGGTGTTGTCGGTGATGGCCGCCGTTACGCCTGGGTCGTGGCCCTGCGTGCCGTGGAAACCATCGACTTCATGACCGCGCGCTGGGCGCATCTGCCGTACGAGCTGCTGGAAACTGTCAGTGGGCGAATCATCAACGAGATCGAAGGGATTTCGCGGGTGACGTATGACGTGTCGAGCAAGCCGCCGGCGACGATTGAGTGGGAATGA
- a CDS encoding DUF6361 family protein, with protein sequence MSSFGFTFLSRQALGQAEQLMFGASSGVRDEVGFLIVHQRYADHFFPGTSVLHTRLRYALLIPWLYQSLRAKRPAPKDFAHAFIDLEHRLTGRLQFKASKGEPDGVIGGEVYPRAISQPPAYVYWTALTKWGLIGARPDGRPWSRPDMARLLAAGSKRSMQDDDGKPIDAVAWPITGLIEAPAGWDGDGKLTLELSAREQEFLARKLRSVRSPSDPSEPSLFAKLVGRPLDDAVHCWGDEILSLAGKDAALLKRAGQAAALSAIGRAVYAALVESLKETRDKRPQEKLHRASLGDVVDEWGTQAGALDFAQFLDDVGHLPAPVEAVLRETLAWIRSRTKNPASLLDVYSRAEYSRKGDRSRLANNQFGVDRRMEWQAENHGFAHPLHYRWGNVKRLLRDLKGVA encoded by the coding sequence TTGTCATCTTTCGGCTTTACGTTCCTTTCGCGACAGGCACTTGGGCAGGCGGAGCAGTTGATGTTCGGTGCTAGCTCCGGTGTCCGCGATGAGGTTGGCTTCCTAATTGTCCACCAACGTTACGCAGACCATTTCTTTCCAGGCACCTCGGTCCTGCATACTCGACTGCGATACGCACTCCTCATCCCCTGGCTATATCAGAGCTTGCGAGCAAAGCGGCCGGCCCCCAAAGATTTCGCCCATGCATTCATTGATCTTGAACATAGGCTGACCGGCCGCCTTCAGTTCAAAGCCAGTAAAGGGGAACCCGACGGCGTGATCGGTGGTGAGGTCTATCCTCGCGCCATAAGCCAGCCGCCTGCCTATGTCTACTGGACGGCGCTCACGAAATGGGGACTGATCGGCGCCCGCCCCGACGGACGTCCTTGGAGCCGCCCCGACATGGCGCGGCTGCTCGCGGCCGGAAGCAAGCGGTCGATGCAGGATGACGACGGCAAGCCCATCGATGCGGTCGCATGGCCGATCACGGGTCTAATCGAAGCACCGGCGGGATGGGACGGCGACGGCAAGTTGACGCTCGAGCTCTCGGCACGTGAACAGGAATTCTTGGCTCGCAAGCTTCGCTCTGTCCGTTCACCGAGCGACCCGAGCGAGCCCTCCCTTTTTGCCAAGCTCGTGGGGCGTCCGCTGGATGATGCCGTGCATTGCTGGGGCGACGAGATCCTTAGCCTTGCGGGTAAGGACGCCGCTCTTCTGAAGCGCGCCGGACAGGCAGCCGCGCTCTCGGCGATTGGCCGGGCTGTCTATGCCGCACTTGTTGAGTCCTTGAAGGAAACCCGAGACAAGCGCCCCCAGGAGAAACTGCATCGTGCGAGTCTCGGGGACGTCGTTGATGAATGGGGGACGCAGGCGGGGGCCCTCGATTTCGCTCAATTCCTCGACGATGTCGGCCACCTCCCTGCGCCCGTCGAAGCTGTGCTTCGCGAGACGCTCGCCTGGATCCGCTCGAGGACGAAGAATCCGGCTTCCCTGCTCGATGTCTATAGCAGGGCCGAGTACAGCCGAAAAGGTGATCGGTCGCGCCTCGCTAACAACCAGTTCGGTGTCGATCGGCGCATGGAGTGGCAGGCCGAGAATCATGGCTTCGCGCATCCGCTTCACTACCGCTGGGGCAATGTAAAACGCCTTCTCCGCGACTTGAAGGGCGTCGCGTAA
- a CDS encoding phospholipase D family protein: MERPPAWDGQPYLDELRPERGETVRLALFATYSVDLSAIAAMLLALVGRNNEKGSGAAIDFAEAVDQLRHRVRIIVQRGRIVRPVALPRVAGILDQFVIEQTHDERVRSWHPKIALVAYEGQKGTTRWKLWIGSRNLTRSQDLEVGVLLDGYGKRGKGRMRLDGIGDLAANLARSAGRVDASAISEELDSVWWEAPEGFRLRALLNGLEDGVALAVEPPAGTIDGITIVSPFLSPNFLKAAGRWGPTGARTLVSSMPALVDIANRSGSSLAAFSRVLAYAAPDETIEEKAPEVPKTSTSDDEAEPQPLALHAKLVAFHQGDNTIVRVGSANATERAWAGRNSEVMVELEAGDAFNAGLDFLIGKATPVTIEALAQTNPADTSQVDALEESRKALMASWDPILRRDDDRFVLDARAEPQLTDASHRLSAGHANGDLLEWPQHGVRLDLGAIPLSIQSAFIQVRISSAGESARWMQRVTVDPPLDEKRDLAALASHMGLRAFHDWMRAMLGGETTPIGDVAWDEEMEGPANGRKALSYSRLTLEDILTAWARDERAFTRVDKHFGPYVEALLAHDENLTTAEKKDLNELAQIWAIARMQLAS; encoded by the coding sequence ATGGAGCGCCCGCCAGCATGGGACGGACAGCCCTATCTTGACGAGCTTCGCCCAGAGCGCGGCGAGACCGTCCGTCTGGCGCTGTTCGCGACCTATTCGGTGGACCTTTCGGCCATCGCAGCGATGCTGCTGGCGCTGGTCGGTCGTAATAACGAGAAGGGCTCGGGCGCGGCGATTGATTTCGCAGAAGCGGTTGATCAGTTGCGGCACCGTGTGCGGATCATAGTTCAGCGCGGGAGAATCGTGCGGCCGGTCGCGCTACCGAGGGTGGCGGGTATTCTCGACCAATTCGTGATTGAGCAGACGCATGACGAGCGTGTCCGCAGTTGGCATCCAAAGATCGCACTCGTGGCGTACGAAGGCCAGAAGGGGACGACCCGCTGGAAGCTATGGATCGGGAGCCGGAACCTCACCCGGTCACAGGACCTTGAGGTGGGTGTGCTTCTCGACGGGTATGGAAAGCGTGGAAAAGGTCGAATGCGCCTCGACGGCATTGGTGATCTTGCCGCTAACCTTGCAAGATCGGCCGGTCGAGTGGATGCCTCGGCCATTAGTGAGGAACTGGACTCTGTCTGGTGGGAGGCACCGGAGGGCTTTCGACTGCGGGCTCTTCTCAACGGTCTCGAAGACGGTGTCGCTCTGGCCGTCGAGCCTCCTGCGGGCACTATCGATGGCATCACGATCGTTAGCCCGTTTCTCTCCCCGAATTTTCTGAAAGCAGCGGGGCGTTGGGGCCCGACCGGCGCGCGAACCTTGGTCTCCTCGATGCCGGCGCTGGTCGACATTGCGAACCGGTCGGGGTCGTCGCTCGCGGCCTTCTCACGTGTCCTCGCCTATGCGGCACCAGATGAGACCATTGAGGAGAAGGCTCCGGAGGTACCCAAGACCTCGACGTCGGACGACGAAGCCGAGCCACAGCCTCTTGCGCTTCATGCCAAGCTCGTCGCTTTTCATCAGGGTGATAACACAATCGTCCGCGTTGGCAGCGCCAACGCCACTGAACGTGCTTGGGCTGGAAGGAATTCCGAAGTAATGGTCGAGCTCGAAGCGGGCGACGCGTTCAATGCCGGCCTCGATTTCCTGATTGGCAAGGCCACCCCGGTCACGATCGAGGCACTTGCGCAGACCAATCCCGCCGACACCAGCCAGGTGGATGCGCTAGAAGAATCACGCAAGGCGCTCATGGCATCATGGGATCCGATCCTCCGCCGTGATGACGATCGCTTCGTCCTCGATGCGAGAGCAGAGCCGCAACTCACGGATGCGAGCCACCGCCTGTCCGCCGGGCATGCCAATGGCGATCTTCTCGAGTGGCCCCAGCACGGTGTCCGGCTCGATCTCGGGGCTATTCCGCTGTCGATCCAATCAGCGTTTATCCAGGTCCGCATATCCTCAGCCGGGGAATCAGCGCGGTGGATGCAGCGCGTAACGGTCGATCCCCCGCTCGATGAAAAACGCGACCTCGCCGCTCTCGCCAGTCACATGGGGCTGCGCGCTTTCCACGATTGGATGCGGGCGATGCTAGGCGGAGAAACCACTCCGATCGGCGACGTTGCCTGGGACGAAGAAATGGAAGGGCCGGCCAATGGGCGCAAGGCGCTGAGCTATAGCCGTTTGACGCTCGAAGACATCCTCACCGCTTGGGCTCGCGATGAGAGGGCGTTCACAAGGGTTGATAAACACTTCGGGCCCTATGTCGAAGCGCTACTTGCCCATGACGAGAACCTCACCACTGCGGAGAAGAAAGATTTGAACGAGCTCGCACAGATTTGGGCGATCGCCCGTATGCAACTCGCCTCATGA